From one Timaviella obliquedivisa GSE-PSE-MK23-08B genomic stretch:
- a CDS encoding ABC transporter substrate-binding protein, giving the protein MKTRLSRRLFRALRQFPIALGLMLFLLTALTCCNLSRSPSIEATAPTPAGLRIYWRRGLFPEEDQALQQAIAAWERQSSIPVKLSLLSPDDVLNQAVIALENGDPPDIVFAHRADYTLEPRWALEDKLADVSDVVATVKNQYSQLALDSAYLYNKAEQKKSFYGVPIEIQALHIHYWRDHLAQLGLSDDSVPNDWDEFWQFWQQAQTRLRQLGESKIYGLGLTLSPASSDLFVLFEQILEAYNIEVLNAQGQLRLNEPQVRQGIITAMKWLTQLYQDKYIPPESLNWVDSDNNVNFLNHNMLMTANPSLSIPVSQRDDTDLYFKRIATREFPKKPDGEQMRTLISVKQALIFKNAKNIKAAKAFLTYFVEPDRLNAYLINSRGRSFPTMPSSLKDSFWQSSADPHISKAVKQLQGQTRLFYHILNPAYSQVQEESVWGQALQQIIVNGRSPEAAVDEAIARIQKIFDEWQNIS; this is encoded by the coding sequence ATGAAAACCCGTCTCTCTCGTCGCTTATTTCGAGCCCTTCGTCAATTCCCGATCGCCTTAGGGCTAATGCTATTCCTGTTGACAGCCCTCACTTGCTGTAACCTTTCGCGCTCTCCGTCTATTGAAGCGACAGCCCCTACCCCAGCGGGACTGCGCATTTATTGGCGACGAGGACTGTTTCCAGAAGAAGATCAGGCATTACAACAGGCGATCGCTGCCTGGGAGCGCCAAAGCTCGATCCCCGTCAAACTCTCATTGCTCAGCCCCGATGATGTCTTAAACCAAGCTGTTATTGCGCTCGAAAATGGCGATCCGCCTGATATTGTGTTCGCCCATCGTGCCGACTATACTCTGGAGCCTCGGTGGGCATTAGAGGATAAACTTGCTGATGTATCTGATGTAGTTGCAACGGTCAAAAATCAGTACAGTCAGTTGGCGCTAGATTCTGCCTACCTGTACAACAAAGCTGAGCAAAAGAAAAGCTTTTATGGAGTGCCCATTGAGATTCAGGCTTTGCATATTCACTATTGGCGCGATCATCTTGCCCAGTTGGGTTTGAGTGATGATAGTGTCCCTAACGATTGGGACGAGTTTTGGCAATTTTGGCAACAAGCTCAAACTCGGCTCCGTCAACTTGGAGAATCTAAAATTTACGGACTGGGATTAACGCTCTCCCCTGCATCCAGTGATTTATTTGTTTTATTTGAGCAAATTCTAGAGGCATACAACATTGAAGTATTAAATGCACAAGGACAGTTACGGCTGAACGAACCCCAAGTGCGTCAAGGAATTATCACAGCGATGAAATGGTTAACTCAGCTTTATCAAGATAAATACATACCGCCAGAGTCGTTAAATTGGGTTGATTCGGATAACAACGTTAACTTCTTAAATCACAACATGTTGATGACCGCAAATCCTAGTCTATCAATTCCTGTATCTCAACGGGATGATACCGATCTCTACTTTAAAAGAATTGCCACCCGTGAATTTCCTAAAAAACCTGACGGAGAACAAATGCGAACCTTGATTTCGGTCAAGCAAGCGCTAATCTTTAAGAATGCCAAAAACATCAAGGCTGCAAAAGCGTTTTTAACCTATTTTGTTGAACCCGATCGCCTCAACGCCTATCTAATTAACTCACGAGGACGCTCATTCCCAACCATGCCTAGTTCGCTTAAAGATTCCTTCTGGCAAAGCTCTGCCGACCCCCATATTTCCAAAGCCGTTAAGCAACTTCAAGGTCAAACCCGTCTCTTTTACCATATTCTTAATCCAGCCTATTCTCAGGTTCAGGAAGAGAGCGTCTGGGGGCAAGCTCTTCAACAGATCATCGTAAACGGTAGATCTCCTGAGGCTGCTGTGGATGAAGCGATCGCCCGCATCCAAAAAATATTTGATGAATGGCAAAACATCTCATAA
- a CDS encoding DUF924 domain-containing protein, translating into MTTTNSSPDSNPIKFRPIEKVGDRSEDYRSEGDRSEDVLQFWFPTQPSGNQAAMVRRWDWWFRGGADAAINEHFLLLYEQAARGDFGIWSSEPRSRLALIIVLDQFSRSIYKGTAQAFAQDSKACALAIEGIKIGHYTDLKTPWEKTFFLLPLGHSEDLTNLELAVKLADDLAQETPQEYRALLEFSATQARGHQDVVARFGRHPQRNEALGRQSTADELEYFASGQLVHKRSMPLHLSQFLFSS; encoded by the coding sequence ATGACAACTACTAATTCAAGCCCTGATTCAAACCCGATAAAATTTCGACCTATTGAGAAAGTAGGCGATCGATCTGAAGACTATCGATCTGAAGGCGATCGATCTGAAGATGTGCTTCAGTTCTGGTTCCCGACTCAACCTAGCGGTAATCAAGCAGCAATGGTTCGGCGGTGGGACTGGTGGTTTCGCGGAGGTGCAGATGCGGCTATCAACGAGCATTTTTTACTCCTTTATGAACAAGCTGCGCGGGGTGATTTTGGCATTTGGTCTAGTGAACCCCGATCGCGGCTGGCGCTAATTATCGTCCTCGACCAGTTTTCCCGATCGATTTATAAGGGAACAGCACAAGCCTTCGCACAGGACTCAAAAGCTTGTGCACTGGCGATCGAGGGGATTAAGATAGGTCACTATACAGATCTCAAAACTCCTTGGGAGAAGACCTTCTTCTTGCTGCCTCTAGGACATTCTGAAGATCTTACCAACCTAGAACTAGCGGTTAAGCTAGCAGATGATCTGGCGCAAGAGACACCTCAAGAGTATCGGGCTCTGCTAGAATTTTCTGCGACACAAGCCCGTGGGCATCAGGACGTAGTTGCTCGTTTTGGTCGCCATCCTCAGCGCAACGAGGCGCTAGGAAGGCAGTCAACCGCCGATGAACTGGAGTACTTTGCCAGTGGACAACTCGTCCACAAGCGATCGATGCCACTCCATCTATCGCAATTTCTCTTTAGTTCTTGA
- a CDS encoding AAA-like domain-containing protein — MTPDEALIVLEILLQPKCLSDLQQTVFCRAWVGLSYEEISEELAYDPGYIRDVGSQLWSMLSKVLGEKVTKKNVHVALRRYQREQESQQTIARGDRLAIAFLDDLPEASPFRLEFPSGVVALNSPFYVERSPIEAQTLREIHKPGSLVRIKAPRQMGKSSFMHRILAHAKQSGLQTATLNLQRADSSVLGSLDKFLRWICANIAQQLDLAPILDDYWNLEMGSKMSCTLYFQRYLLEAIDTALVLAFDEVNRLFEYPDLALDFLPLLRSWYEDASEFAIWQKLRLVVVHSTEAYIPLNINQSPFNVGLPIRLPEFTLEQVQDLALRHGLNWAKTAAGVQDLRSLLEMIGGHPYLVRLALYALRQQMSLEQLLQEAPTTAGIYGEHLRHHLNHLHEHPELAIALQQILSATPGQLEAMTLYKLESLGLIKFQGNQAILSRELYRLYFQNQLI, encoded by the coding sequence ATGACTCCGGATGAAGCCCTAATTGTTCTAGAAATCCTTCTTCAGCCGAAGTGCCTTAGTGACCTTCAGCAGACGGTATTTTGTCGGGCGTGGGTGGGATTGAGCTACGAAGAGATTTCTGAAGAACTTGCCTATGATCCGGGTTATATTCGAGATGTGGGATCGCAGCTTTGGTCAATGCTGTCTAAAGTTTTGGGAGAGAAAGTAACTAAAAAAAATGTGCACGTTGCTTTAAGACGTTACCAACGAGAGCAGGAATCACAGCAGACGATCGCGCGTGGAGATAGACTAGCGATCGCTTTCTTAGACGACCTTCCAGAGGCTTCACCCTTTCGGCTAGAGTTCCCTAGTGGGGTAGTGGCATTAAACTCACCTTTTTATGTAGAGCGTTCGCCGATTGAAGCACAGACCCTTCGCGAAATCCATAAACCGGGTAGTCTGGTTCGCATCAAAGCCCCCCGACAAATGGGTAAATCTTCCTTTATGCACCGGATTCTGGCACACGCAAAGCAAAGCGGATTACAGACTGCAACGCTAAATTTGCAAAGAGCGGATAGTAGTGTATTAGGCTCTTTAGATAAGTTTTTGCGCTGGATCTGTGCCAATATTGCCCAGCAGCTTGATTTGGCTCCTATTTTAGATGACTACTGGAATTTGGAAATGGGCAGTAAGATGAGTTGCACCCTCTACTTTCAGCGGTACTTGCTAGAGGCGATCGATACTGCTCTAGTTCTGGCTTTTGATGAAGTAAATCGATTGTTTGAGTATCCTGACTTAGCGCTGGATTTTTTACCCTTGTTACGCTCCTGGTATGAGGATGCATCAGAGTTTGCGATTTGGCAGAAATTGCGGCTGGTGGTGGTGCATTCGACCGAGGCATATATTCCGCTCAATATTAATCAGTCGCCTTTCAATGTCGGACTCCCTATTCGGCTGCCCGAATTTACGTTGGAGCAGGTGCAGGATTTAGCGTTGCGGCATGGGCTAAATTGGGCAAAGACGGCAGCAGGCGTACAAGATTTGCGATCGCTCTTAGAAATGATTGGCGGGCATCCCTATTTGGTCCGCTTGGCGCTGTATGCGCTACGGCAGCAGATGAGCCTGGAACAACTGTTGCAGGAAGCCCCAACTACGGCAGGAATTTATGGTGAACATTTACGGCATCATTTAAATCATTTGCATGAGCATCCTGAATTGGCGATCGCCCTTCAGCAAATTCTCTCTGCAACACCCGGACAGTTAGAAGCAATGACGCTCTATAAACTAGAAAGCCTGGGTTTGATTAAGTTTCAAGGCAACCAGGCAATCCTTAGTCGCGAGTTGTATCGCCTATATTTTCAGAACCAGCTTATTTAA
- a CDS encoding response regulator, which yields MQFWKRSLIVQIVGYFLILSFVTVSAICCVAFLQSRAALKTSIIKQLYLTANLKEDELNRWVADQGEEVRTLIKTPEVQAFAPLLIQSDRQNESTAQTEAYQRLSGLLTAIDSQHSSLDEILILTKGSKVVLSTKKSNEGSYEPLVQYSYLPKTQEFQFSPNFYPAPTTGEPRMTFATPIEGATGQQIGILALHLNLSRIDEILRKRPGLGKTGETYLVGNTLPNQGGNLKSYNIFISKTPSHQPADRDVYSQGIALASQGLAGSGVYWNYRGEEVLGVYRWLENHDLALLVEMTTQEAFAPARQLAQTIFTTGLGLVGLLAIVVYYGTQRIAHPILAITQTATQVAAGNLASTAPVLTENEIGILARAFNQMIEQLRMLYTQLEIKVEERTEELRQSRQFLDSIINSLPLALYVKDARQNFRYVLVSRNSEHILGFSPETAIGRNDQELISSEQAAYHLQEDIATLQHSGLVELPEHWIEREPGHRIMVRGWKLPLFDAQGKPSHILGISEDVTDRKQQEQALRLFLEGTAAKTGDVFFNTCVSYLAEILRVRYAFVTEFVEDSETSDRHRVHTLAFWQGVAQGENFEYSIQDTPCEAVLNGELYSCPTNLLTLFPQLLDKMAIAAVSYLGVPLTHSSGKILGHLAVLDVKPMEEDPSRELILKIFAARTGAELERKQVEASLLLAKDAAEAANRAKSAFLANMSHELRTPLNTILGFSQLMERDVLLTTSQKEFLATINQSGEHLLNLINDVLEMSKIEAGRIALNPTTFDLRFLLHTLKEMFQVRVKAKSLSLEFRLANNLPHHVLADEGKLRQVLINLLENAVKFTQIGHIQVQVTTTSPHLTPSLPKLRFEVHDTGCGIAAEDLGQLFQPFSQPFTSSQMGQGTGLGLAISRQFVRLMGGDMGVMSQVNEGTTFWFDIPAVSASPLEISPILPDKRVLRIAPHQPNYRLLIVDDRQENRELMVRLLDMVGFETTTAANGEEAIAQWQAWQPHLIWMDMRMPVMDGYEAARRIRAQDHTHTTKIIALTASAFEEQQVSILAAGCDDLVCKPYKESLIFEKITQHLGTQYLYAEPLMNLLQNSIAPKDLTSDLLSMMPIEWMAQMYQAALRTDEQMIFKLIQQIPSSNQAIADALMDLVHNFRCDKLMDLTQPFLPTNFSNEP from the coding sequence ATGCAATTCTGGAAACGCAGCCTTATTGTTCAAATAGTCGGATACTTTTTAATTCTGTCTTTCGTAACAGTAAGCGCCATTTGCTGCGTTGCATTTCTCCAATCTCGGGCAGCCCTTAAAACCTCAATTATCAAACAACTTTATTTAACCGCTAACCTCAAAGAAGATGAACTCAATCGCTGGGTGGCAGACCAAGGCGAAGAAGTCAGAACCTTGATAAAAACGCCAGAAGTTCAAGCCTTTGCACCTCTGCTAATCCAGAGTGATCGACAAAATGAGTCAACCGCACAAACAGAAGCCTACCAGCGACTTTCAGGACTGTTAACGGCGATCGATAGCCAGCATTCTAGCCTTGACGAAATTCTGATTTTAACGAAAGGCAGCAAGGTAGTACTTTCTACCAAGAAATCTAATGAAGGCTCCTACGAACCGCTAGTTCAATATAGCTATCTGCCTAAAACTCAGGAGTTTCAGTTTTCCCCCAACTTCTACCCCGCCCCTACAACTGGCGAACCCCGCATGACATTTGCTACTCCCATTGAAGGTGCAACAGGTCAGCAAATAGGTATACTAGCCCTTCATCTTAATCTCAGCCGCATTGATGAAATTTTGCGTAAACGTCCAGGATTAGGAAAAACAGGCGAAACTTATTTAGTGGGTAACACTCTACCTAACCAAGGCGGCAACTTAAAAAGCTATAACATTTTCATTTCTAAAACTCCCTCTCACCAGCCTGCCGATCGCGATGTTTATAGCCAAGGGATTGCCCTAGCATCGCAGGGACTTGCGGGTAGCGGGGTTTATTGGAACTATCGCGGGGAAGAGGTGCTGGGGGTGTATCGCTGGTTAGAGAATCATGATCTAGCTCTGTTAGTCGAAATGACGACTCAGGAAGCCTTTGCGCCTGCGCGACAGCTTGCTCAAACCATTTTTACCACAGGATTAGGGTTGGTGGGTCTGTTGGCGATCGTTGTTTACTATGGCACCCAGCGGATTGCCCACCCCATTTTAGCAATCACTCAAACCGCAACGCAGGTCGCAGCAGGGAATTTAGCCTCCACGGCTCCAGTGCTCACTGAGAATGAAATCGGTATTTTGGCAAGAGCATTCAATCAAATGATTGAACAGCTGCGAATGCTTTATACACAGCTAGAGATAAAGGTTGAAGAACGAACTGAAGAACTCAGACAATCTCGACAATTTTTGGATAGCATTATCAATAGTTTACCGCTGGCACTATATGTTAAAGATGCAAGACAAAATTTTCGGTATGTCCTGGTGAGTCGAAACTCTGAACACATTTTAGGATTTTCGCCAGAAACGGCGATCGGGCGTAATGATCAGGAGCTAATTTCTTCTGAACAGGCTGCTTACCATCTGCAAGAAGATATTGCTACTTTGCAGCACAGCGGTTTAGTAGAACTACCGGAACACTGGATTGAGCGAGAACCTGGACATCGGATTATGGTGAGAGGCTGGAAGCTACCTTTGTTTGATGCACAAGGAAAACCTAGTCATATTTTGGGTATCTCTGAAGATGTGACCGATCGCAAACAGCAGGAACAAGCATTGCGTTTGTTTTTAGAAGGAACAGCGGCAAAAACAGGAGATGTTTTCTTTAATACTTGCGTATCTTATTTGGCTGAAATATTGCGGGTACGCTATGCGTTTGTCACTGAGTTTGTTGAGGATTCTGAGACTAGCGATCGCCACAGGGTTCACACCCTCGCATTTTGGCAAGGAGTTGCCCAAGGAGAAAACTTTGAGTACTCGATTCAAGACACACCTTGTGAGGCAGTGCTGAATGGAGAGCTATATTCTTGTCCTACCAATCTACTCACTTTATTTCCTCAACTACTGGATAAGATGGCGATCGCGGCTGTCAGCTATCTGGGTGTTCCTCTAACCCACTCATCAGGAAAAATCTTGGGACATCTAGCCGTTTTAGACGTAAAACCAATGGAGGAAGATCCGAGTCGAGAACTGATCTTGAAAATTTTCGCAGCCCGTACTGGGGCTGAGTTAGAGCGTAAGCAGGTAGAAGCCTCGCTGCTCTTAGCCAAAGATGCTGCTGAAGCGGCAAATCGTGCTAAGAGCGCTTTTTTGGCGAACATGAGTCACGAGCTACGAACGCCACTCAACACGATCTTGGGATTCTCTCAACTGATGGAAAGAGATGTCCTTCTGACCACTAGTCAGAAAGAGTTTTTAGCAACCATCAACCAAAGTGGAGAACACTTATTAAACTTAATTAATGACGTTTTAGAAATGTCTAAAATTGAGGCAGGTCGGATTGCCTTAAACCCAACGACGTTTGATCTGCGTTTCCTGCTCCATACGCTCAAGGAAATGTTTCAAGTTCGAGTTAAAGCTAAGAGTCTATCATTGGAGTTTAGATTAGCTAACAATTTGCCACACCATGTTTTAGCAGACGAGGGAAAACTTCGTCAGGTACTCATTAACTTATTAGAAAACGCAGTAAAATTTACCCAAATTGGACATATTCAGGTGCAGGTGACCACGACCTCGCCACACCTTACGCCCAGCCTTCCTAAACTTCGCTTTGAAGTTCATGATACGGGTTGTGGCATTGCCGCTGAAGATCTAGGACAATTATTTCAACCCTTTTCGCAGCCGTTCACTAGCTCTCAAATGGGTCAGGGCACGGGGTTGGGGTTGGCAATTAGTCGTCAGTTTGTGCGTTTAATGGGGGGAGATATGGGGGTTATGAGTCAAGTCAATGAGGGCACAACCTTCTGGTTTGATATTCCTGCTGTGTCTGCAAGTCCGTTAGAAATATCACCGATCTTGCCAGATAAACGAGTTTTACGAATTGCGCCCCATCAACCTAATTACCGGCTTTTGATAGTAGATGACCGACAAGAAAATCGGGAATTAATGGTGCGGTTATTAGACATGGTAGGCTTTGAAACGACTACAGCAGCGAATGGCGAAGAAGCGATCGCCCAGTGGCAAGCTTGGCAGCCCCACCTCATTTGGATGGACATGCGAATGCCTGTCATGGATGGCTACGAGGCAGCCAGACGCATTCGCGCCCAAGATCATACTCACACGACAAAAATTATTGCTCTGACTGCCAGCGCCTTTGAAGAACAACAAGTGAGTATCTTGGCAGCAGGCTGCGATGATTTAGTCTGCAAACCCTATAAAGAATCCCTTATTTTTGAAAAAATCACCCAGCATTTAGGGACTCAATATCTCTACGCTGAACCTCTAATGAACTTGCTACAAAATTCTATTGCTCCGAAGGATCTGACTTCAGACCTGTTGAGTATGATGCCGATAGAATGGATGGCTCAGATGTATCAAGCGGCACTCCGAACCGATGAACAGATGATCTTTAAGCTGATTCAACAAATTCCATCTTCTAATCAAGCGATCGCCGATGCCCTAATGGATCTGGTGCATAACTTTCGCTGTGACAAACTGATGGATTTAACCCAACCCTTCTTACCCACGAACTTTTCCAATGAACCGTAG
- a CDS encoding DUF3574 domain-containing protein encodes MTSVLQTTALSSLMQFYPTLPVAESDPMLIQQDLYFGRNIGTTGRVTKQQFQQFLRDVVAPRFSTGVIVYDAKGQFLDSDGDLIREPSQVISLVYEDTISNQQAINDIIAAYKEQFQQESVLQVENEDIAVGLGRGEDLIENDSTPELIQVDLYFGRNIGTTGRVSDRQFRQFLEDVVTPRFPDGLTVYDATESSPTHSNRLIREPIQVVSLILEDTEQNEQSLYEIIDVYEDQFQQDSVLQVVNEAVSVGFGQGEDLIDNDSTPELIQVDLYYGRNIGTTGQVSDRQFRQFLRNEVTPRFPDGLTVYNADGQFLNSSDQLIREPSNVVSLILEDTQANERSINQIIDAYKQEFQQESVLVVVDETLSIAFDVNNTIALTRGISSAFDFSTMFEQNMIFPSI; translated from the coding sequence ATGACAAGTGTACTTCAGACCACTGCCCTGAGTAGTTTAATGCAGTTTTATCCCACGCTACCTGTCGCTGAATCGGATCCGATGCTGATTCAACAAGATTTATACTTTGGACGCAATATCGGAACGACAGGGAGGGTTACAAAACAACAATTTCAGCAATTTCTTAGGGATGTCGTTGCACCTCGGTTCTCGACTGGGGTGATAGTATATGACGCAAAAGGACAATTTTTGGACAGTGATGGAGACTTAATTCGAGAACCTAGTCAGGTAATCTCATTAGTTTACGAAGATACAATTAGCAATCAACAAGCGATCAACGACATTATTGCCGCATACAAAGAGCAGTTCCAGCAAGAATCAGTTTTGCAGGTAGAGAATGAAGATATTGCTGTTGGTTTAGGTCGGGGTGAGGATTTGATCGAGAATGACTCTACACCTGAATTGATTCAGGTTGATTTATACTTTGGGCGGAATATTGGCACAACAGGACGGGTCAGCGATCGCCAATTCCGTCAATTTCTTGAGGATGTGGTAACACCCCGATTTCCTGATGGCTTAACGGTTTATGATGCCACAGAGTCGTCTCCAACTCACTCAAATCGTTTGATACGAGAACCTATTCAGGTCGTTTCATTAATTCTCGAAGACACCGAACAGAACGAGCAGTCACTCTACGAAATTATTGATGTTTATGAAGATCAGTTTCAGCAAGACTCGGTTTTACAAGTCGTCAATGAAGCGGTTAGTGTAGGGTTTGGGCAGGGGGAAGATTTAATCGATAATGATTCAACGCCTGAACTGATTCAGGTTGATCTCTATTATGGACGCAATATTGGCACAACAGGACAGGTCAGCGATCGCCAGTTTCGCCAGTTCCTTCGCAACGAAGTCACGCCTCGTTTCCCGGATGGCTTAACAGTTTACAATGCAGATGGACAGTTTTTGAACAGTTCAGATCAACTGATTCGGGAACCCAGCAATGTGGTTTCTCTCATTCTTGAAGACACGCAAGCAAATGAGCGATCGATCAACCAAATCATCGACGCTTACAAACAGGAATTCCAGCAAGAATCAGTTCTAGTCGTCGTAGATGAAACCTTGAGCATTGCGTTTGATGTCAATAATACTATTGCTCTTACCAGGGGGATCTCATCAGCTTTTGATTTCAGCACAATGTTTGAGCAAAACATGATTTTCCCTAGCATTTGA